The following coding sequences lie in one Hyphobacterium sp. CCMP332 genomic window:
- a CDS encoding Coq4 family protein — MPDTQTFQSETTGHTHSAADYPVRPINPWKAWQAFQGLVRDKEDTRYVFAFFENVNGRSYTKFYERFTASEYGQSILTDREQVGRVLNDRATLESYGPGTFAAAYLDYLDSEDLKPEGVFEAHWAQAPKEMAAMRDNWPGLYAVSYMMSLTHDLYHVLSGYSRDPLGEALLLVFTGTQTNGRGPKWLGRLAGLRLRYEIPSWPVGRMMAEAKRNALAATPFYTTDLTALLPLPLEEARARLKVNPPQLYRDTLAAYDGPAPVAVRA, encoded by the coding sequence ATGCCGGATACGCAGACATTCCAGAGTGAGACCACGGGCCACACGCACAGCGCCGCCGATTATCCCGTGCGGCCGATCAATCCGTGGAAAGCCTGGCAGGCGTTTCAGGGGCTGGTGCGCGACAAGGAAGACACGCGCTATGTGTTTGCCTTCTTCGAGAATGTGAACGGCCGCTCCTACACCAAATTCTACGAGCGCTTCACCGCTTCGGAGTATGGCCAGTCCATCCTGACCGATCGCGAGCAGGTGGGCCGCGTCCTCAATGATCGCGCCACGCTGGAATCCTATGGTCCCGGCACGTTTGCCGCCGCCTATCTGGACTATCTCGACTCCGAGGATCTCAAGCCCGAAGGCGTGTTCGAGGCCCATTGGGCGCAGGCGCCAAAGGAAATGGCGGCGATGCGGGATAACTGGCCGGGCCTCTATGCGGTTTCCTACATGATGAGCCTGACGCATGATCTCTATCATGTGCTGTCGGGCTATAGCCGCGATCCGCTGGGCGAGGCGCTGCTGCTGGTCTTTACCGGCACGCAGACGAATGGCCGCGGGCCGAAATGGCTGGGCCGTCTGGCCGGCCTGCGTCTGCGCTATGAAATCCCGTCCTGGCCCGTGGGCCGGATGATGGCCGAGGCCAAACGCAATGCGCTGGCAGCTACGCCGTTTTACACCACGGACCTGACGGCGCTCCTGCCGCTGCCGCTGGAAGAGGCGCGGGCGCGCCTGAAGGTGAACCCGCCGCAGCTCTATCGGGATACGCTGGCCGCTTATGACGGTCCCGCTCCGGTGGCGGTGCGCGCTTGA
- the guaB gene encoding IMP dehydrogenase yields MAEIREGLTFDDVLLQPGASEVLPADADTTTVIADGVNLNIPILSAAMDTVTEAPMAIAMAQAGGLGILHRNLTVEQQAEEVRRVKRFESGMVVNPITIGADATLADLNALMAHHRVSGIPVVEGSGNMPGKLIGIITNRDVRFAEDPNEKVGNMMTREVVTVREGAGEDEARRLLHKHRIERLLVVDEDQRCIGLITVKDMEKAQTHPLASKDRHGRLRCGAATTVGDSGFERAEALIEAGVDVLVIDTAHGMSASVLDQVRRVKRASNRTRLVAGNVATYDGARALIDAGADCIKVGIGPGSICTTRIVAGVGVPQLTAIMDAARAAKGSEASIIADGGVKYSGDFAKALAAGADAVMMGSALAGTEESPGEVFLFKGRSYKSYRGMGSVAAMARGSADRYFQKDVGDQMKLVPEGVEGQVPYKGPVGPILHQMMGGLRAAMGYTGSKTLKDFRERAEFIRITNAGLKESHTHDVTITREAPNYPTPG; encoded by the coding sequence ATGGCGGAGATTCGCGAAGGCCTGACCTTCGATGATGTGCTCTTGCAACCCGGCGCATCCGAAGTTTTGCCCGCAGACGCGGACACCACCACTGTCATTGCTGACGGGGTGAACCTCAATATTCCGATCCTGTCGGCAGCGATGGATACGGTCACCGAAGCGCCCATGGCCATTGCCATGGCGCAGGCGGGCGGGCTGGGCATTCTGCACCGCAATCTGACCGTTGAGCAGCAGGCCGAGGAAGTGCGCCGCGTAAAGCGTTTTGAAAGCGGCATGGTGGTCAATCCGATCACGATCGGCGCTGACGCGACCCTGGCCGATCTGAACGCGCTGATGGCGCATCACCGCGTGTCCGGCATTCCGGTTGTTGAGGGAAGCGGCAATATGCCGGGCAAGCTGATTGGCATCATTACCAATCGCGATGTGCGCTTTGCCGAGGACCCGAACGAGAAGGTCGGCAATATGATGACCCGCGAGGTCGTCACCGTGCGCGAAGGCGCCGGCGAGGACGAGGCACGGCGTCTGTTGCACAAGCACCGCATCGAGCGTCTGCTGGTGGTCGATGAGGATCAGCGCTGTATCGGCCTGATCACCGTCAAGGACATGGAAAAGGCCCAGACCCACCCGCTCGCCTCCAAGGACCGTCACGGCCGCCTGCGCTGCGGCGCGGCGACGACCGTCGGCGACAGCGGCTTTGAACGCGCCGAAGCCCTGATCGAGGCCGGTGTGGACGTGCTGGTGATCGACACCGCGCACGGCATGTCGGCCAGCGTTCTGGATCAGGTCCGCCGCGTGAAGCGCGCCTCCAACCGCACGCGGCTGGTGGCCGGTAATGTTGCGACCTATGACGGCGCGCGGGCGCTCATCGATGCGGGTGCCGATTGCATCAAGGTCGGGATCGGCCCGGGCTCGATCTGCACCACGCGCATTGTCGCCGGTGTCGGCGTGCCGCAACTGACCGCCATCATGGATGCTGCACGGGCCGCCAAGGGGTCCGAGGCGTCGATCATTGCCGATGGCGGCGTCAAGTATTCCGGAGATTTCGCCAAGGCGCTGGCCGCCGGGGCGGACGCGGTGATGATGGGCTCGGCTCTGGCCGGGACCGAGGAAAGCCCGGGCGAGGTCTTCCTGTTCAAGGGCCGCTCCTACAAATCCTATCGCGGCATGGGCAGTGTCGCGGCCATGGCGCGCGGCTCGGCCGATCGTTACTTCCAGAAGGATGTCGGCGACCAGATGAAGCTGGTGCCAGAAGGCGTCGAAGGTCAGGTGCCGTACAAGGGCCCGGTTGGTCCGATCCTGCACCAGATGATGGGCGGATTGCGCGCTGCGATGGGCTATACCGGATCGAAGACGTTGAAGGATTTCCGCGAGCGCGCCGAATTCATCCGCATCACCAATGCGGGGCTGAAGGAAAGCCACACCCACGACGTCACCATCACCCGCGAAGCGCCGAACTATCCGACACCGGGTTAG
- a CDS encoding RsmB/NOP family class I SAM-dependent RNA methyltransferase → MRLGGRIAAAIDILDVIERQNRPVKLAVREWGSAHRFAGSGDRAFISGLVMDALRRKQSLGFAMGDDSARALALGVVGRIWGMDVEALKEQLAADPHSPDALTEAEIAAFARDISDAPAHILGDYPEWLAASMARAFGNTAAEEGAGMADRAPVDLRVNELKSEPEKALAAVQSKIPTARAGALARSCIRIPLDEATGKSPPADAIPAYGKGWVEVQDEGSQLAGLAAGVKPGDQVLDFCAGAGGKTLELSAMTGNTGQIHAWDHDWRRMKAIWPRLQRAGVRNVQVHDGPEDELSGLEGKMDVVFVDAPCTGTGTWRRRPDAKWRVSEGALNQRLEDQDEALDNAAKYVKPGGRLIYVTCSILPEENGDRIEAFLTRYANFSQNNSRDALIASGGLAEGAADVLAACELESGALQLTPHRSATDGFFIAVMERAD, encoded by the coding sequence ATGAGACTCGGTGGACGCATCGCCGCGGCAATAGACATTCTCGACGTCATCGAGCGCCAGAACCGCCCGGTCAAACTGGCCGTGCGCGAATGGGGCTCGGCCCACCGCTTTGCCGGCTCGGGCGACCGCGCCTTCATTTCCGGCCTGGTGATGGATGCGCTGCGGCGCAAGCAATCGCTTGGCTTTGCCATGGGCGATGACAGCGCGCGCGCCCTGGCGCTGGGCGTGGTCGGCCGCATCTGGGGCATGGATGTCGAGGCGCTGAAAGAACAGCTCGCCGCTGACCCGCATTCACCTGATGCGCTGACCGAAGCCGAGATCGCCGCCTTCGCGCGCGATATCTCCGATGCCCCGGCGCATATCCTCGGTGATTATCCCGAATGGCTGGCCGCCTCCATGGCGCGCGCCTTTGGCAATACGGCGGCAGAGGAGGGCGCCGGCATGGCCGATCGCGCCCCGGTCGATCTGCGCGTCAATGAATTGAAGTCCGAGCCGGAAAAAGCGCTCGCCGCCGTGCAGTCGAAAATCCCGACCGCGCGCGCTGGCGCTCTGGCGCGCTCCTGCATCCGCATCCCTCTGGACGAGGCGACGGGCAAATCCCCGCCGGCGGATGCCATCCCCGCCTATGGCAAGGGCTGGGTCGAGGTGCAGGATGAAGGCAGCCAGCTGGCCGGGCTCGCCGCGGGTGTGAAGCCGGGCGACCAGGTGCTGGATTTCTGCGCCGGCGCGGGCGGCAAAACGCTGGAGCTTTCCGCCATGACCGGCAATACCGGGCAGATACACGCCTGGGACCATGACTGGCGACGGATGAAGGCTATCTGGCCAAGACTCCAGCGGGCGGGAGTCAGAAACGTACAAGTCCATGACGGGCCGGAAGACGAGCTCTCCGGGCTGGAAGGCAAGATGGATGTCGTCTTCGTCGATGCCCCCTGCACCGGCACGGGCACCTGGCGGCGGCGTCCGGATGCGAAATGGCGGGTCTCCGAAGGCGCCCTGAATCAACGCCTCGAAGACCAGGACGAAGCGCTTGATAATGCAGCCAAATATGTCAAGCCCGGCGGGCGGCTCATCTATGTCACCTGCTCCATTCTGCCCGAAGAAAATGGCGACCGGATCGAAGCCTTCCTCACCCGATACGCGAACTTTTCCCAAAACAATTCCCGCGACGCCCTGATCGCTTCGGGCGGGCTCGCTGAGGGGGCCGCGGACGTGCTCGCCGCGTGTGAACTCGAAAGCGGTGCGCTCCAGCTCACCCCGCACCGCAGCGCCACGGACGGCTTCTTCATTGCGGTGATGGAGCGGGCGGATTAG